In one Colletotrichum destructivum chromosome 2, complete sequence genomic region, the following are encoded:
- a CDS encoding Putative RNA-binding region-containing protein RBM41/RNPC3: MAAAAPPRGLAPNASLPAKVATISPNQTLYVTNLPSNKIQKQDLRTELYLLFSTYGPVLDIVALKTMKMRGQAHITFRDVQTATQAMRSLEGFEFLGRPLTIQYAKSKSDFVAKLDGTYKMPNSTAGASSTEVTDLQKSIFNAPAPGTASGSAAPGSAAAKPSASGDQPMGDAQASDARGQKRTRDEEEDEDSDVAMEEDSDDD, translated from the exons ATGGCAGCTgccgctcctcctcgcggcCTTGCGCCCAACGCGTCACTACCCGCCAAGGTCGCGACGATCTCTCCGAACCAGAC ACTCTACGTAACGAACCTTCCGTCCAACAAGATCCAGAAGCAAGACCTGCGAACCGAACTCTACCTGCTCTTCTCAACTTACGGCCCCGTTCTCGACATTGTTGCCTTGAAGACCATGAAGATGCGAGGGCAAGCGCACATCACCTTCCGCGATGTACAAACAGCAACCCAAGCCATGCGCTCGCTTGAAGGCTTCGAGTTTCTCGGCCGCCCTCTG ACTATCCAGTACGCCAAGTCAAAGTCCGACTTCGTTGCCAAGCTGGACGGCACGTACAAGATGCCGAATTCGACGGCTGGCGCTTCTAGCACCGAGGTGACGGACCTCCAGAAGAGCATCTTCAACGCCCCAGCACCCGGTACGGCGTCAGGAAGCGCCGCGCCAGGAAGCGCTGCGGCGAagccctcggcctcgggcgacCAGCCCATGGGCGATGCGCAGGCATCGGACGCGAGGGGCCAGAAGCGGACgagagacgaggaagaagacgaggacagTGACGTTGCCATGGAAgaggacagcgacgacgattGA
- a CDS encoding Putative glycoside hydrolase family 47, six-hairpin glycosidase-like superfamily, with translation MNVRDPFNLHRNTAFNVFKVTASRAAQNIKEKAVEAGATALNDMAFNVPKNVPSFSNPQRVLEDRYWGASAANSRSGRGGNSGIFQGVQGRVEDLLGTRGQLPMYKDKPYAHHASRRFRPLWRKKRSILVTLLLLFSGLWFFGFFSEGSKARESASTWRGWLGASEPTGKKVDWLKRRERVVEAFELSWDAYERYAWGYDEYHPIAKTGRQMAPKGLGWIIIDSLDTMMLMNLTTRLDHAREWLAKDLTWDQDQDVNTFETTIRMLGGLLSAHYLSTEFPELAAIKDDDPGAAGEDLYLEKAKDLADRLLSAFDSPSGVPYASVNLAQYKGIVSHADGGASSTAETTTLQLEFKYLAKLTGEKEFWDKVERVMEVVDNNGAQDGLVPIYIYATTGEFRGDNIRLGSRGDSYYEYLIKQYLQTNKQEPIYEEMWEDALDGVRKHLITYSKPSGFTVLGERPSGLNGELSPKMDHLVCFMPGTIALGATGGIPEAEARRLPTWNKKKDEDMRLARELMQTCWGMYKWMATGLAGEITYFNIDKPPAPASASHHPPKDFDPDPQAKWRQDFEVHSNDVHNLQRPESIESLFYMWRITGDPMYREWGWEMFKSFVNYTAVEDGGGFTSLSNANTIPPVVRDNLESFWMAETLKYFYLLFSPNDLLPMDKVVFNTEAHPLPRFDMGKLFNTGWKRKPRDANGKIVVEQA, from the exons ATGAATGTTCGCGACCCATTCAACCTACACCGGAACACAGCCTTCAACGTTTTCAAGGTGACGGCTTCCCGCGCTGCCCAAAACATAAAAGAAAAAGCAGTTGAGGCTGGAGCCACTGCCCTGAACGACATGGCTTTCAATGTGCCCAAGAATGTCCCTTCATTTAGCAACCCGCAACGAGTTCTCGAAGATCGCTACTGGGGCGCCTCTGCCGCGAACAGCCGGTCCGGCCGTGGAGGAAACTCCGGCATCTTTCAAGGCGTGCAGGGACGAGTCGAAGACCTGCTCGGCACCAGGGGCCAGCTCCCTATGTACAAAGACAAGCCCTATGCCCACCACGCGAGCCGGAGGTTTCGTCCTCTGTGGCGGAAGAAGCGTTCCATCCTCGTCAccctgctgctcctcttctCGGGCCTATGGttcttcggcttcttctccgaaGGCTCAAAGGCTCGAGAGTCGGCTTCGACATGGAGGGGCTGGCTCGGCGCTTCCGAGCCTACGGGCAAGAAGGTGGACTGGCTCaagaggcgagagagagtCGTGGAGGCCTTCGAGCTCAGCTGGGACGCCTATGAACGTTACGCATGGG GCTATGACGAGTACCACCCCATTGCGAAGACCGGTCGACAGATGGCACCTAAGGGTCTTGGCTGGATCATCATTGATTCCCTCGATACCATGATGCTGATGAATCTGACAACACGCCTGGACCACGCGAGAGAATGGCTTGCCAAAGACTTGACGTGGGACCAGGACCAGGATGTCAACACTTTCGAGACCACCATCAGAATGCTCGGCGGTCTCCTCTCCGCCCACTACCTGTCGACCGAGTTCCCCGAGCTGGCCGCGATAAAGGACGACGACcccggcgcggccggcgaggacctgTACTTGGAGAAGGCAAAGGACCTAGCCGATCGCCTGCTCAGCGCTTTCGATTCGCCTTCTGGAGTTCCCTACGCGAGCGTCAACCTGGCTCAGTACAAGGGGATAGTCTCCCATGCCGACGGGGGCGCTTCTTCGACCGCCGAGACGACCACTCTGCAGCTCGAGTTCAAGTATCTGGCCAAGCTCACCGGCGAAAAGGAGTTTTGGGACAAGGTCGAGAGGGTCATGGAGGTTGTCGACAACAACGGTGCCCAGGACGGCCTCGTGCCCATCTACATCTACGCCACGACGGGAGAGTTCAGGGGCGACAACATTCGCCTCGGCTCCCGCGGTGACTCGTACTATGAGTACCTGATCAAGCAGTACCTACAGACGAACAAGCAAGAGCCCATCTACGAAGAGATGTGGGAAgatgccctcgacggcgtgcGCAAACACCTGATCACTTACAGCAAGCCCTCCGGGTTCACTGTTCTCGGGGAGCGGCCCTCCGGGTTGAACGGCGAGCTGTCCCCCAAGATGGACCATCTCGTATGCTTCATGCCCGGGACAATTGCGCTGGGAGCTACAGGTGGCATCCCGGAGGCAGAGGCCAGACGGCTTCCGACATGGAACAAGAAAAAGGATGAGGACATGAGGCTGGCGCGCGAGCTCATGCAGACATGCTGGGGCATGTATAAGTGGATGGCGACCGGACTTGCTGGGGAGATCACATACTTCAACATCGACAAGCCCCCGGCGCCTGCCTCAGCCTCGCACCACCCGCCCAAGGACTTTGACCCCGACCCTCAGGCCAAGTGGCGGCAGGATTTCGAGGTCCACTCTAACGACGTCCATAACTTGCAGCGGCCCGAGTCCATCGAGAGCCTGTTCTACATGTGGAGAATCACCGGCGATCCGATGTACAGAGAGTGGGGATGGGAGATGTTCAAATCGTTTGTCAACTACACCGCAGTCGAGGACGGTGGTGGTTTCACAAGCTTGAGCAACGCTAACACAATCCCTCCCGTCGTGCGTGACAACCTCGAGAGCTTCTGGATG GCCGAGACTCTCAAGTACTTCTACCTTCTGTTCTCGCCCAACGACTTGCTGCCCATGGACAAGGTCGTCTTCAACACCGAGGCCCACCCGCTTCCCCGTTTCGACATGGGCAAGTTGTTCAACACTGGCTGGAAGCGGAAACCGCGAGACGCCAACGGAAAGATTGTTGTCGAGCAAGCATGA
- a CDS encoding Putative WD40/YVTN repeat-like-containing domain superfamily, whose protein sequence is MAAPQVHHLFHAPIADHSFSADRETLAIARDSTIELYGQAGNAFKLKDELKGHDKTVTSVDIAPNSGRIVSCSQDRNALVWEPSPTGYKPTLVLLRISRAATFVRWSPSETKFAVGSGDRVIAVCYFEEENDWWVSKHLKKPIRSTITSVAWHPNSVLLAAGSTDAHARVLSSFIKGVDARPEPTAWGERLPFNTVCGEYLNNSAGWVHSVSFSPSGNALAFAAHDSSITVVYPSAPEQPPRAVVTITTQLLPFMSLLWSSEDEIIAAGYDCEAFRFKGGEEGWSLAGTLESKGRPGLSDAREESALNMFRQMDLKGKAKDDTQLKTVHQNTVTTLRPYESSGDNLTKFSSSGVDGRIVIWST, encoded by the exons ATGGCGGCCCCCCAGGTTCACCATCTCTTCCACGCTCCCATTGCGGACCACTCGTTCTCTGCCGACCGTGAGACGCTGGCGATTGCTCGCGACTCGACCATTGAGCTGTATGGACAGGCCGGGAACGCCTTCAAGCTCAAGGACGAGCTCAAGGGACACGACAAGACCGTCACGAGCGTCGATATCGCTCCCAACAGCGGTCGTATTGTGTCCTGCTCCCAAG ACCGAAATGCCCTCGTCTGGGAGCCCTCGCCGACCGGATACAAGCCTActctcgtcctcctccgaATCAGCCGCGCCGCAACCTTTGTGCGGTGGTCTCCGTCGGAAACCAAGTTTGCCGTCGGCTCGGGCGACCGTGTCATTGCAGTCTGCTATTTCGAAGAGGAGAACGACTGGTGGGTGTCGAAGCACCTGAAGAAGCCTATCCGGAGCACCATCACATCTGTCGCATGGCATCCCAACtccgtcctcctcgctgccggGTCGACTGATGCCCACGCCCGCGTTCTTTCCAGCTTCATCAAGGGAGTCGATGCCCGACCCGAGCCGACCGCTTGGGGTGAACGCTTGCCGTTTAACACCGTGTGCGGAGAATACTTGAACAACTCTGCCGGCTGGGTGCACTCCGTTTCTTTTTCGCCCAGCGGAAATGCCCTGGCATTCGCTGCCCACGACAGCAGCATCACTGTCGTATACCCCAGTGCCCCCGAACAGCCTCCCCGggccgtcgtcaccatcaccacccaGCTTCTGCCCTTCATGAGCCTTCTCTGGAGCTCAGAGGATGAAATCATTGCCGCAGGCTACGACTGCGAAGCTTTTCGATTCAAGGGTGGCGAGGAAGGCTGGAGCCTGGCAGGTACCCTCGAGTCCAAGGGCCGCCCCGGCCTCAGCGATGCCCGCGAGGAGTCTGCACTCAACATGTTCAGGCAGATGGATCTCAAGGGTAAGGCCAAGGATGACACCCAGCTCAAGACGGTCCACCAGAACACCGTCACTACCCTCCGCCCCTATGAGTCGTCAGGCGACAACCTGACGAAGTTTTCTT CAAGCGGCGTCGACGGAAGAATTGTCATTTGGAGCACCTAG
- a CDS encoding Putative short-chain dehydrogenase/reductase SDR, NAD(P)-binding domain superfamily, whose product MTDKGQFEQGYKVPVTDQDFPGKEGKLPVTPLFDRVPTADGGSKLYQAAGKLEGLKAVITGGDSGIGRATAILFAMEGSDSLIAYLPDEEEDAQETKKRVEEYGRKCYLVATDITDRANCQKIVDVALEKLGGIDILFNNAAYQMMVEDIKDLSEDQWIHTFNTNIHPIFYLSKYALPHMKKGATIINNASINAYIGRPDLLDYTSTKGAIISFTRGLSNQWCDKGIRVNAVAPGPVWTPLIPATMNEEAQKQFTSPIGRPSQPSEIATCVVFLASTDSASITGQTIHCNGGVIVNG is encoded by the exons ATGACTGACAAAGGACAATTCGAGCAGG GCTACAAGGTGCCCGTAACGGACCAAGACTTCCCTGGCAAGGAGGGAAAGCTACCGGTCACCCCTCTGTTCGACCGTGTCCCGACTGCTGATGGCGGCTCCAAGCTGTACCAGGCCGCAGGAAAGCTTGAAGGACTGAAAGCTGTCATCACCGGTGGTGATTCCGGAATCGGTCGCGCTACGGCAATTCTGTTCGCTATGGAGGGTTCTGACTCTTTGATCGCATACCTCcccgacgaagaggaggacgcccAGGAGACCAAGAAGCGTGTCGAAGAGTATGGTCGCAAGTGCTATCTTGTCGCGACCGACATCACTGATCGCGCCAATTGCCAAAAGATTGTCGACGTTGCTCTAGAGAAACTTGGTGGTATCGACATTCTGTTCAATAACGCAGCCTACCAGATGATGGTAGAGGATATCAAAGACTTGTCGGA GGACCAGTGGATCCACACcttcaacaccaacatccACCCCATCTTCTATTTGTCCAAGTACGCTCTGCCTCACATGAAGAAGGGCGCAACGATCATCAACAACGCGAGCATCAACGCATACATCGGCCGTCCGGATCTTCTGGACTACACGTCCACCAAGGGCGCCATCATCTCATTCACCCGAGGGTTGAGTAACCAATGGTGCGACAAGGGCATTCGTGTGAATGCAGTTGCTCCAGGTCCAGTCTGGACACCGTTGATTCCCGCGACAATGAACGAGGAGGCCCAGAAGCAGTTCACGAGCCCGATCGGTCGTCCATCGCAGCCCTCCGAGATTGCGACCTGTGTCGTGTTTCTCGCTTCTACCGACAGCGCAAGCATTACAGGACAGACTATCCACTGCAACGGAGGTGTTATTGTCAACGGCTAA
- a CDS encoding Putative NTF2-like domain superfamily protein, translating to MAATYKQFLAAPNSSLLAPNATLYYITTTTTYSGPTEIIKHLNTLRNQVKKKKEDILDVVEGRDAIAADVDTSLEFVTSGGAYLPGLDDNFLADRTVHLPIMHVVNFDSDGRISQIRQTWDQGALLKQCDIIGKSGRNWPIRDSIEQIKLITKGLKASGKVETAPDTNDLINRSRGSSTNALRDPHASLSLFAPREQQAEESPRAVVSPYAGTRPHQRSFTDILGNAEPEEPGSPSAGRERDDSPSKTVAPKSGAGKNFQPSRLFDADEHADVPDSPEQYRSPEKFYRPNPKKYQHFDFADGSDPQDTPKPAEGRPKPSKHDSNWSFDDFVTPQKIKPGKTQRAQDVRHWDTDINNSAIKATPVTHVAQVKGRRDAEAHFDFEDDGPDATPRPAGRPRGAGHNTGLHLYDNNLYSEDGKPLPADSDRALGNITNLNHRQKDFNPHFAMTDDSPNQTGQKGRPAVSDSRKKAVTQMNSNWDSFDQSLASQKENRPEAQKGPGSGIHIAGDGMGSKKTRDDKDAESKGIHIAGDGMGGKKGANRNWLYGDVDEPEEPARAIPPKGSGMTAAQKSFWDF from the exons ATGGCCGCCACGTACAAGCAGTTCCTCGCTGCTCCTAACTCGTCGCTGCTCGCGCCGAATGCGACCCTCTACTACATCACCACGACCACCACTTACAGTGGCCCGACTGAGATCATCAAGCACCTCAACACCTTACGCAACCaggtcaagaagaagaaggaggacatCTTGGACGTTGTCGAGGGCCGTGATGCAATTGCTGCCGATGTAGATACCTCTCTGGAGTTCGTCACAAGTGGAGGCGCCTACCTGCCTGGCCTTGATGATAACTTCTTGGCTGACCGAACCGTCCACCTTCCTATC ATGCACGTTGTGAACTTCGATAGCGACGGCAGGATTTCACAGATCAGGCAGACCTGGGACCAGGGCGCCCTCCTGAAGCAGTGCGACATCATTGGGAAGTCGGGCCGCAACTGGCCCATTCGGGACAGCATCGAGCAAATCAAGCTCATCACCAAGGGCCTGAAAGCCAGTGGCAAGGTTGAGACGGCCCCTGACACCAACGACCTGATTAACCGGTCCCGAGGCAGCTCAACCAACGCTCTCCGCGACCCTcatgcctctctctccttgtTCGCGCCCAGAGAGCAACAGGCCGAAGAAAGCCCCCGGGCGGTCGTGTCACCTTATGCAGGTACTCGGCCGCATCAACGGTCTTTCACAGACATCTTGGGCAATGCCGAGCCGGAAGAGCCCGGCTCTCCTAGCGCGGGCCGTGAGCGTGATGACTCGCCCAGCAAGACCGTCGCTCCCAAGAGCGGTGCCGGGAAAAACTTTCAGCCCAGTCGCCtgttcgacgccgacgagcatGCCGACGTGCCCGACAGCCCTGAGCAATACAGGTCGCCCGAGAAGTTCTATCGACCGAATCCCAAAAAGTACCAGCACTTCGACTTCGCCGACGGCTCGGACCCGCAAGACACTCCCAAACCTGCCGAGGGCCGTCCCAAGCCCAGCAAGCACGATAGCAACTGGTCGTTTGACGATTTTGTGACGCCGCAGAAGATTAAGCCCGGCAAGACGCAGCGCGCCCAGGATGTTCGACACTGGGAcaccgacatcaacaacTCGGCCATCAAGGCGACCCCTGTTACGCATGTAGCTCAAGTTAAGGGTCGTCGTGACGCCGAAGCACACTTCGacttcgaagacgacggcccGGATGCCACACCCCGACCGGCAGGGCGGCCCAGGGGAGCCGGCCACAATACTGGCCTTCATCTGTATGATAACAACCTGTACAGTGAAGACGGCAAGCCCCTTCCTGCCGACTCGGACCGCGCCTTGGGCAACATCACAAACCTGAACCACCGTCAGAAGGACTTCAATCCCCATTTTGCCATGACGGACGACTCGCCGAACCAGACTGGCCAGAAGGGACGGCCTGCGGTCAGCGACTCTCGCAAGAAAGCCGTCACCCAGATGAACTCCAACTGGGACTCCTTCGACCAGTCACTCGCATCGCAGAAGGAGAACAGACCTGAGGCGCAGAAGGGCCCCGGCAGTGGTATTCACATTGCTGGAGACGGCATGGGCTCCAAGAAGACGAGAGACGACAAGGATGCCGAATCCAAAGGTATCCACATTGCTGGTGATGGTATGGGCGGCAAGAAGGGTGCCAATCGCAACTGGCTCTacggcgatgtcgacgagcccgaggagcCTGCCAGAGCTATCCCGCCCAAGGGCTCGGgcatgacggcggcccagaagAGCTTCTGGGATTTTTAA
- a CDS encoding uncharacterized protein (Putative amino acid permease, fungi, amino acid permease/ SLC12A domain-containing protein) gives MAPYNEDVELSAIKIKEDSLTLGSSYSMRREPVYDPSPAPGVFARVFESFKRDPGQLTDDMHQRQHRGGSRSNSSMDLDPGHERVFNGVHYYDIRLANLQTSNTLLSRKLKGRHLQMIAIGGSIGTGLFVASGQALEVGGPASLLIAFTLVGAMLYCTCQALGELAVAFPVAGSFSAYSTRFLDPSWGFAMGWNYALQWLIVLPLEIIAASITITYWDKHITKAYFVTIFLVGIIAINLFGVKGYGEAEFLFSIIKIIAVIGFILLGIVLNCGGTPDSGYIGGQYWQNPGAFHNGFKGLCSVFVTAAFAFAGTELVGLAAAETANPRKSLPTAIKQVFWRITLFYVVALTLIGLLVPYNEPRLLGASSSADAAASPFVIAIENARIDVLPSVMNAVILIAVLSVGNSAVFGSSRTLAALADQHQAPRFLSYVDRKGRPLTAIGVASVVGLISYLADLKKQDQVLDWLLAISGLSSIFTWSSICLCHIRFRRAWARKGHGLHELAFRSQVGVLGSWCGLIMNVLVLVAQFWVGAFPVGYEKWTPEAVARNFFLRYAAFPIVVIMYIVHKLYFRTVFIRIADMDVDIGRRDFNLGILVAQEQEERRSWPRWKRVYKFLC, from the exons ATGGCGCCGTACAACGAAGACGTGGAACTCAGcgccatcaagatcaaggaaGACTCCCTCACGCTCGGGAGCAGCTACAGCATGCGCCGCGAACCCGTCTACGACCCGAGCCCTGCGCCGGGCGTCTTCGCCCGCGTCTTCGAGAGCTTCAAGCGCGACCCGGGCCAGCTGACGGACGACATGCACCAACGCCAACACCGGGGCGGGTCAAGGAGCAACTCGTCCATGGACCTGGACCCGGGCCACGAGCGCGTCTTCAACGGCGTGCACTACTACGACATCCGCCTTGCGAACCTGCAGACGTCCAATACGCTGCTGAGCAGGAAGCTCAAGGGCAGACATCTACAGATgatcgccatcggcggctcCATCGGCACGGGGCTGTTCGTCGCCTCCGGGCAAgcgctcgaggtcggcgggcCGGCGTCGCTGCTGATCGCCTTCACTCTCGTGGGCGCCATGCTGTATTGCACCTGTCAAGCCCTCGGGGAGCTGGCTGTTGCGTTCCCTGTGGCTGGTTCCTTCTCCGCCTACTCCACGCGGTTTCTGGATCCCTCGTGGGGGTTCGCCATGGGATGGAA CTACGCTTTGCAGTGGTTGATTGTTCTTCCACTCGAaatcatcgccgcctccatAACAATAACGTATTGGGACAAGCATATCACCAAGGCCTACTTCGTCACgatcttcctcgtcggcatcatcgccatcaaccTCTTTGGCGTCAAGGGATATGGCGAAGCCGAGTTTCTGTTCTCCATCATCAAAATCATCGCCGTAATTGGCTTCAT CCTGCTGGGAATAGTGCTCAACTGCGGAGGAACCCCGGACTCGGGCTACATCGGCGGCCAGTACTGGCAAAACCCCGGTGCCTTTCACAACGGCTTCAAGGGCCTCTGCAGCGTCTTCGTCACCGCTgccttcgccttcgccggcaccgagCTGGTCGGCCTtgcggccgccgagacggccaACCCGCGCAAGTCGCTGCCGACCGCCATTAAGCAGGTCTTCTGGCGCATCACCCTCTTctacgtcgtcgccctcacCCTCATCGGCCTGCTGGTCCCCTATAACGAGCCCCGCCTGCTgggcgcctcctcctccgccgacgccgccgcctccccctttgtcatcgccatcgaAAACGCCCGCATCGACGTCCTACCCTCCGTCATGaacgccgtcatcctcatcgccgtcctctCCGTCGGCaactcggccgtcttcggcTCCTCCCGtaccctcgccgccctcgccgaccagCACCAGGCCCCGCGCTTCCTCTCCTACGTCGATCGCAAGGGCCGGCCCTTGaccgccatcggcgtcgcctccgtcgtcggcctcatcTCTTACCTCGCCGACCTCAAGAAGCAGGACCAGGTCCTCGACTGGCTCCTCGCCATCTCAGGCCTCTCGTCCATCTTCACCTGGTCCTCCATCTGCCTTTGCCACATCCGCTTCCGACGCGCATGGGCCCGCAAGGGCCACGGCCTGCACGAGCTCGCCTTCCGCTCCCAGGTCGGCGTTCTCGGCTCGTGGTGCGGCCTCATTATGAACGTCCTCGTGCTCGTCGCCCAGTTCTGGGTCGGCGCCTTCCCCGTCGGCTACGAGAAGTGGACGCCCGAGGCCGTTGCGCGCAACTTCTTCCTGCGTTACGCCGCGttccccatcgtcgtcatcatgtACATCGTCCACAAGCTCTACTTCCGCACTGTCTTCATCCGTATCGCAGACATGGACGTCGACATAGGTCGTCGGGACTTcaacctcggcatcctcgtcgcgcaggagcaggaagaGCGGCGGTCGTGGCCGAGGTGGAAGCGCGTGTACAAGTTTCTGTGTTAA
- a CDS encoding Putative ubiquitin-like-conjugating enzyme Atg3/Atg10 produces MVFRDFPFLTPDEFSEVCHHFDSQYCRATLGPLRQRWKLRVCTALDTTFASGVEYTTYLQIIRPLETTLDCGDLSSILDKFSFMNGSSERDALGLDDEAMIDAEESDEAALAKPRVPDSGHVVYEVHLHPTYRMPCLWFTLHGLPADEPAFNLDTVFRRLVPDQFKDALRRTGGIGGISGDHHPLTGLPSFFIHPCLLGDAMSGFNCSKEQYMMLWLGLVGGCVGLWVPKEMAMMDSTG; encoded by the exons ATGGTGTTCAGAGACTTCCCTTTCTTGACCCCGGACGAGTTTTCCGAGGTGTGCCATCACTTCGACAGCCAATATTGCCGCGCAACACTGGGTCCCTTGCGGCAACGCTGGAAGCTGAGGGTGTGCACGGCCCTCGACACAACGTTTGCCTCTGGAGTTGAATACACGACATATTTGCAGATCATCCGGCCGCTGGAGACGACGCTAGACTGCGGGGATCTCTCCTCAATTCTGGACAAGTTTTCTTTCATGAATGGCAGTTCGGAAAGAGACGCACTTGGACTGGACGATGAGGCTATGATTGATGCCGAGGAGTCTGACGAG GCTGCTCTCGCGAAACCCCGCGTGCCAGACTCGGGACACGTTGTCTATGAAGTGCACCTGCATCCTACGTATCGGATGCCGTGCTTATGGTTTACGTTGCACGGGCTGCCAGCCGACGAGCCCGCCTTCAACCTCGACACTGTCTTCCGGCGACTGGTGCCCGATCAGTTCAAGGATGCCCTGCGGAGGACCGGCGGCATTGGAGGGATCTCCGGCGAC CACCACCCCCTCACGGGACTACCCTCATTCTTTATCCATCCATGCCTTCTCGGAGACGCCATGTCGGGCTTCAACTGCTCCAAAGAGCAGTATATGATGCTATGGCTCGGCCTGGTCGGCGGATGCGTGGGGCTCTGGGTGCCTAAAGagatggccatgatggatTCGACCGGCTGA